The following coding sequences lie in one Drosophila sulfurigaster albostrigata strain 15112-1811.04 chromosome 2R, ASM2355843v2, whole genome shotgun sequence genomic window:
- the LOC133836942 gene encoding uncharacterized protein LOC133836942 translates to MFAADKLALNPQQILNEIMTLLETTAAPSDGNALLLNQEMQRRLEYVRTRILQLLKQVQARYSRNEEILVRRLKPRSLKSQSESLAAVESMSFTGAVLRGGTFFFKGNLYFRDMHGRSCPNNQDYDRRSSTEMFPTDFDMRSKHVWTVLDKKNIVMGIKEQLLSHVTYNKTGSRPGKRKNIDLHTQTLASLLSSVDSTFSIDWNEISISNLERRHSAYSCEAMWLVYLHPQLKRDDWTAEEDERLLEVAQSHKLQDWQAIARAVSQRSDYQCFVRVQTALRFYLEPLCSVKWSEQDNVRLRKIVERNTVNGVTDWPQVVEHFPGRSKSTLIGRYLYVLHPSICHEPFTEKEDLMLFAAVEEYNGKFHCFPRTLFPNRSLAQLRTRYHNVLAQRNKTDSWSVEDDNKLMGFVKTHGTSQWVNCASHLGNHTRTSCRTRFMVIKRFLEQHPDAEVSDIPRRKTKKNAAVTSENWVQRFQEWQEDPDSLLDHSDVRAKAKKIKREQLANVNKRRGIDVHIYEYFKFAYHLSLQSSAPQIPLPSEKGKLNVVAKALRFRPVTTSSDKLVESIALPKYLCRCYSEMLSQLPPATEYGVSQAAALLQPNWSTMMGFRSICILSAHCRKHATQSSIDYDESHAAVQLFRQRLRTLFFRTTLLSRLEPSMFEQLPVALMRLPRPVVNYPLRDTRTRVDAPLQSRSKLTPTQEQETARRQIKELEPMSKSEPVDCKKELIFKEELPID, encoded by the exons ATGTTCGCAGCGGATAAACTGGCGCTGAATCCCCAGCAAATATTAAACGAAATTATGACACTGCTGGAAACCACAGCCGCGCCAAGTGATGGAAATGCTTTACTGTTGAATCAGGAGATGCAACGTCGTCTCGAGTACGTGCGCACGCGTATTTTGCAACTGTTGAAGCAGGTGCAAGCTCGTTATTCACGCAACGAGGAGATTCTTGTGCGCCGTCTAAAGCCACGTTCCCTCAAATCGCAGAGTGAATCGCTGGCAGCTGTTGAAAGCATGAGCTTTACGGGTGCCGTGCTTCGTGGAGGAACGTTTTTTTTCAAGGGCAATTTGTACTTTCGCGATATGCATGGACGCAGTTGTCCCAACAATCAGGACTACGATAGACGCAGTAGCACTGAAATGTTTCCCACTGACTTCGATATGCGCTCTAAGCATGTGTGGACGGTGCTCGATAAAAAGAATATCGTTATGGGCATTAAAGAGCAG CTGCTGTCACATGTTACATATAATAAAACGGGAAGTCGACCAGGCAAACGCAAGAACATTgatttgcacacacaaacattggCCAGTTTGCTGAGTTCTGTGGATAGCACTTTTAGCATTGACTGGAATGAGATCAGCATTTCGAATTTGGAGCGTCGTCATTCCGCGTACAGCTGTGAAGCCATGTGGCTCGTGTATTTGCATCCACAGCTCAAACGCGACGACTGGACTGCGGAGGAAGATGAGCGTCTCTTAGAGGTGGCTCAAAGCCACAAGCTACAGGATTGGCAAGCTATTGCAAGAGCGGTATCTCAGCGTTCCGACTATCAATGCTTTGTGCGCGTCCAGACTGCATTACGATTTTACTTGGAACCTTTGTGCAGCGTTAAATGGAGTGAACAGGATAATGTTCGATTGCGGAAGATTGTGGAGCGAAATACTGTGAATGGAGTCACTGATTGGCCTCAGGTAGTCGAGCACTTCCCAGGTCGATCGAAATCCACGCTAATTGGACGCTATTTGTATGTGCTGCATCCCAGCATATGTCATG AACCTTTTACGGAAAAAGAGGACTTGATGCTGTTCGCTGCCGTCGAAGAGTACAATGGTAAATTTCATTGCTTTCCCCGCACACTCTTTCCAAATCGATCGCTGGCACAGCTACGAACGCGTTATCACAATGTGCTGGCCCAGCGTAACAAGACGGATTCGTGGTCTGTAGAGGATGACAACAAGCTAATGGGATTTGTGAAGACCCATGGCACCTCGCAATGGGTAAACTGTGCCAGTCATTTGGGCAATCATACACGCACAAGTTGTCGCACACGCTTCATGGTTATCAAGCGGTTCTTGGAACAGCATCCCGATGCAGAAGTCTCCGATATACCTCGACGAAAGACGAAAAAAAATGCAGCAGTTACCTCAGAGAATTGGGTGCAACGTTTCCAGGAGTGGCAAGAGGATCCAGACTCATTACTTGACCACTCGGATGTGagggcaaaagcaaagaaaatcaaGCGCGAGCAACTTGCCAATGTGAATAAGCGGCGCGGCATAGATGTTCACATCTATGAGTACTTCAAGTTTGCCTATCATCTCTCATTGCAATCGTCTGCGCCACAAATACCTCTGCCTAGTGAGAAAGGTAAACTGAATGTTGTAGCAAAAGCACTTAGATTTCGACCTGTTACTACCTCAAGTGATAAGCTCGTCGAGAGCATTGCGTTGCCCAAGTATCTATGTCGATGCTATAGTGAAATGTTAAGTCAACTACCGCCGGCCACTGAGTATGGTGTGTCACAAGCCGCGGCCTTGCTGCAACCCAATTGGTCCACGATGATGGGGTTCCGATCCATTTGTATATTGTCAGCGCACTGTCGTAAACATGCGACGCAGTCGTCAATTGACTATGACGAATCTCATGCAGCTGTTCAGCTATTCCGACAACGTTTACGTACCCTCTTCTTTCGGACAACGCTGTTAAGTCGCCTGGAACCGTCAATGTTTGAACAACTGCCAGTGGCTTTGATGAGACTACCGCGTCCAGTTGTTAATTATCCCCTGCGCGACACGAGGACACGCGTTGATGCCCCATTACAATCACGTTCAAAATTGACGCCAACTCAAGAACAAGAAACGGCACGCAGGCAAATTAAGGAATTGGAACCTATGTCGAAGTCCGAGCCAGTTGATTGCAAAAAGgaacttatttttaaagaagAGTTGCCTATTGATTAG